CACCAGCGTGGCGCTCACCAGCGCCGTACTGATCGCTGCTGCGCGCACGCGCATACCGCTCCCCCGCTCTCGTGCCCCGCCCGCATGTCCCCCGTGGACACACCGCGATGACGGGCGGACCGGATCCTACTCAGATGTGGCGGAGAGGATCGGAAGATCAGCCTTCGTAGCGCACCGGGTTGCCGGCCGCGACCCGCTCGCGCTGCGGGACGACGGTGTACTTCGGGTCCCGCGCCGAGGCCAGACCGGCCTCGAAGACACCGAGGCGGGTGCTGAGCGAGCCGGCCATCAGCGCCGCGCCGCTGAGCACCGACAGCGCCCGCGAGCGCCGACCGAGCACTGCTCCTGCGGCACCGGCGATCGTGAGCACCTTGGCCGCCTTCATCCATTTGCCGGCGGTGCCGGTGTGCAGCGTCTCGGCGGAGAGCCCCATGGACTCCTCCATCTTGTGCTCCACCACGAGCTCCACGAGCGCGCCGCCGACGGCGAACGCCCGAGCCGGCCCGGCCTCGTGCAGGGGTGCGCCGATCAGCCCGAGGCCGCCCGAGGCTGCCGCTGCCGAGCCGCAGAAGACGTACGGCAGCTCCTTGTAGGCGTCGTGCCACGCCGGCGTCGCGGTGTCGGAGAGCAGGACCGCGGTGTACGCCGCAACCGGAGGCGCGGTCGCGGCGGCGACGATCCCGGCGGGCCGGCTGAGCTTCAGGGCCAGCCCCAACGGACCGCGCTGCCACCGCTGCGGCAGCACGCGCAGCACCTCGCCGACCGAGGCGAGACCGGCGAACGGGCCGTGCAGCGCCAGCAGCCAGGTGCCGACGGACATCGGTGAGGTCAGCTTCACCACGCGCATCATGTTGAGGAAGCGCGAGGGCCGGCCGAGGTCGTGGATGAGGAAGAAGACGCTGGACAGCAGGCCGACCAGCGAGCCGGCGCGCGCGACGCGGCTCAGCCCGGGACGACCGGTCAGCTCGGCGCCCGTGCCGAGGATCGCGCTGCCGGCTGCCACGCCTCCGGTGAACAGGTAGTAGGCGATGTCGTGCTCCCACGGAGCCGGCTTGACGATCTGCCGGCCGTAGTAGGACTCGAACTCCGCCTCCGGGACCATGCTGTCGCGCGCGGGCGACCCGCGGTGCTTGCCCTCGCGCTCGCCCTGCTGGTGTCCCTCCCGCTGCTTCGCGCTCATCGCTTGCGCCCCAGGAACGACACGACCCCACCGGCAAGCAGTGCGAGCGCGGCCATGCCGGCCCTGTTGAACATCGCCGGCAGGTCCTTGGTGGTGACGACCGGGTCCGGCGGGAGGCCGTAGACCTCGGGCTCGTCGAGCAGCAGGAAGAACGCACCCGTCCCGCCGACGCCGTCCTCCGGGTCGTTGCCATAGAGCCGCGCGTCCATCACGCCCTGCTCGTGCAGGCGCGCGACCCGGTCGTTGGCCGTCTGCCGCAGCTCCTCGACGTCACCGAAGAGGATCGACTCGGTGGGACACGCCTTGGCGCACGCGGGGACCTGGTCCTCGGTGAGCCGGTCGTAGCAGAGCGTGCACTTCTGGGCGATGCCGATGTTGTCGGCACCGTCGGGTCCCTTGCGGCGGTCGATGACGCCGTACGGACACGCCGCCACGCAGTAGCCACAGCCGTTGCAGATCTCGTCCTGCACCACGACCGTGCCGAACTCGCTGCGGAACAACGACCCCGTGGGACACACGTCGAGGCAGGCAGCGTGGGTGCAGTGCTTGCAGACGTCGGACGACATCAGCCAGCGGAAGTCCATGTCCTCGGCCGAGCCCGCCACCTCGGTCTGCTGGGTCACCGCGTCGACCGCGACCCCACCCGGACCCATCGACGGCATCCCGAGGTCGACCGGCGGCTTGGCCGGCCGCTCGACGAACGCGACATGGCGCCACTGGTTCGCGTTCAGGGAGTGGCTGTTGTCGTAGGAGGTGCCGAGCATCTCGAAGAGGTTCTCCGGGACGTCGTTCCACTCCTTGCACGCCACCTCGCAGGCCTTGCAACCGATGCACACGCTGGTGTCGGTGAAGAAGCCCTTGCGCTTGGGGTGGTCGTCGTACCCGGCATCGGCGGCCGGGTCCACCGGCCCGAAGAGACTGTTGCGCCCGATCACTCCTGGCTCGTCCCCTTCCCGGTCTCGTCGTGCACGTCGTGGGTCGGCTGGCGCGCCGAGGAGCTGGTCACGATCGGTGGGTACTCGTCGTCGTTGACCCCGGCGCGGAGCCGGTAGTCGGCGATGAACCGCCGCAGCTCGACCCCCGTGGGGCGGCGACCGGGCAGCACGTCGCAGGTGCCG
The nucleotide sequence above comes from Nocardioides massiliensis. Encoded proteins:
- the nrfD gene encoding NrfD/PsrC family molybdoenzyme membrane anchor subunit is translated as MSAKQREGHQQGEREGKHRGSPARDSMVPEAEFESYYGRQIVKPAPWEHDIAYYLFTGGVAAGSAILGTGAELTGRPGLSRVARAGSLVGLLSSVFFLIHDLGRPSRFLNMMRVVKLTSPMSVGTWLLALHGPFAGLASVGEVLRVLPQRWQRGPLGLALKLSRPAGIVAAATAPPVAAYTAVLLSDTATPAWHDAYKELPYVFCGSAAAASGGLGLIGAPLHEAGPARAFAVGGALVELVVEHKMEESMGLSAETLHTGTAGKWMKAAKVLTIAGAAGAVLGRRSRALSVLSGAALMAGSLSTRLGVFEAGLASARDPKYTVVPQRERVAAGNPVRYEG
- a CDS encoding 4Fe-4S dicluster domain-containing protein, with protein sequence MIGRNSLFGPVDPAADAGYDDHPKRKGFFTDTSVCIGCKACEVACKEWNDVPENLFEMLGTSYDNSHSLNANQWRHVAFVERPAKPPVDLGMPSMGPGGVAVDAVTQQTEVAGSAEDMDFRWLMSSDVCKHCTHAACLDVCPTGSLFRSEFGTVVVQDEICNGCGYCVAACPYGVIDRRKGPDGADNIGIAQKCTLCYDRLTEDQVPACAKACPTESILFGDVEELRQTANDRVARLHEQGVMDARLYGNDPEDGVGGTGAFFLLLDEPEVYGLPPDPVVTTKDLPAMFNRAGMAALALLAGGVVSFLGRKR